GTGTTACTGGATCAATGCTGGCCTGGTTTTGGAAGGCACCCAATGCCCTTCCATCACGAGGATCCGTGGTGACCTCCAGGCCTTGTCCAGCAAAGGTCTTCAACCAAGCTTGGTTGGTTATATTGTAACCTTCACTGAAAGTGACGTGGATGGGCCCGTCACCTTTGGCGAGGTCCTCATTGTGATAGGTTAACCCGCAGAGGTCCTTGGATGACTGGGGAGGAGTGTGGACGGTTGCAAACTTGCGCAGGTAGGGAGCAAGAGAGTCAAAGTCCCAGCCCTCGTTGCCCAGGGCTGCCCAGGCGTCAATGTTGCCCTTGGAAGGATACAACAGCatgaggaagttgagggcCGAGCTGCCACCAAGCATCTTCCCGCGAGCTTGGTTGATGACCCGGTTGTTCAGGGTAGGCTACGAAACATGATCAGCAAAGGGCCCTCCTGGTCAAGAGAGCGAGTGGCACGACCTACCTGGGGTGTTGATGTGAAGTTCCAATCGTATTCATCCTTGCCGTACAAGCCGGCAACGAGACCCGGGCAAAGAACCAGGGGGTCACTGCTACGGTCTGCACCGGCCTCGATGACAAGAACACGGACATCGCTGTCTTCGGAGAGCCGGTTGGCAATGACGAGGCCGGCAGTGCCGCCGCCAACGACGACATAGTCGAACGGCTTCTCAaggtcaacagcagccatgATGTATGATGGGAGGTTTGCTGATGGTGGGTTGTACTGAACAATCTGGGCGCTCTCGGCAAGATGCGGGCTGGATGTTGCTGAAGATGCAGAAGAAGGGGGCACCCAAAGCTGGACAGATATGGAAACAGAAAGGGGGTCTCGCCAATTGTATGCACAAGGGGGAGCAGGCAAGAGATCTCGGCTTCGGCAGTTCGGGGATAACGAACAATTGGGGGTTCGCAAAGTGGATATCACCAGGCTCGCAACACGCAGCAGAGAGGAGTCTGGAGAAGCCGGTATGAAGATCAGCCTCGTTTCAACCGAGTATGTCGCGAACGTGGTCCTTTTGTTTGCTTCAGTTCCCCTCTCGAGCCAGTCCCCCAGCCCCCACTGGGCCATGCCAATGGTTTACCACCGCCGACCCCCAACATGGTCTAAGAGTGTGTTTATTCAGGGGCCGCCCCTCCACACCTCGGTGTCGTGAGCCCCAGAAATGTGGGCGTTCTGCAGGTGTTCTGCGTGTTCTGCAGGTCGGTGGCTGCAGTTGGGGACGTTCTGGCTCGACAATGACACCCGCAAGCACGCCAAGTTGGTTGAAAAAAGACTGAGGTTACACTGGGGTCATGAAGAAGCGAGAGATATCCTTAGAGGTGGGCAGACTCGAGGTGGTATGGAGCGGCAAAAAGGGGCGCAGATCTGCACCAGGTAATTGGGGCCAGGGTTAAGGGCGGGGTATCGACTATTGTTTGAATGGCACGATGGACTCGTCCAGCTCTCGCGCTATCGACGCAGCAAGACGGGAGTCAATGGGAGACTTTGAATTCACCATGCCtggaggtggttttggggcACGGAAAGTGGGGGTTAAGCAGGAAGTGATTGCCCGGGGAAGCCATCCGGAAGAGGAGATATTGACGAAGACCTCAAAAAACGACGTCTCGAACCCCACACAGCTCAAACAAGCTAGCCCATGTATCCTTGCAGAACAAGGTCTTTCTTGGATTTCGtctgcttcttcgtcctTGCTGTCGTCTGCTGTCAAAGACTTGCCAAGGTCCCTTGTGCTCGGACACGCCGTTGATGGCTTCCGCAGTGGAACTTGAACGCGCCGTCCCTAGTAGTGCAACGGTTTTGTCTTACCGCAGCGGCCATCAAAATTTATATTTTCTGTGTTGGAAGCCGGATGAGAGGACCTCTTCGTGGTCCAGAGATTTGGCCGGGTATTACTATTCCTTTGAGCCAGTTGTGCCAGTTGTGCCAGGCTGGAGCCAAACACACAATATTATATCTCAGTTCCACCCTGCCCTGACAGcaccatcacatcactcACATAAGCTTGCATAGACCCAAAATCATCAGGTACAACCGAGGCTGGGCACCAGAGCTTTCAGAAAGCAGGCCACATCTTTATCCAAAGACCCCGAAAGACTTCGCTTATTGCTTGACCAGTCTCGTTTCTCCAAGAGGAACCCAGACGGCACATGCACGGCACAGCATCACTTACACCCCCCGGTCGAATAGGTGTGCTTCCTCTCATGGGCAATGCAACGCCCTTCTGCAGTTTAttatttctcttttctttcttgtaGATGTGACTGCTACCCACACGAGGCACGACGTGCTTATCCTGCTGCtcatcttttctttctcgggTCCCGACAACTACCTGGGTTGCTTGCCGGCCATGCCCCGGATGCCATATTGACGATCTTTACCTTTTTACTCCGTCCCCTGTTGCTTACACTGCTCCTGAGCAAGTGGTGGGCATTAGCAACCGCTCCACAGTGATCTTAGCATTGCCCCAGTTTCtatcttttctctctcctttcAAGGACAGCTTCCTTGCTCAGACTCGGGATAACTGCCGTGGCCTTTTCTCACTAAAAGGAAGGGGACCACTCCCTTtggcctccctcccctccatcttgtCAGATCAACATTTTAAGATGTTTGAATACGTCGAGTTTCCGATCCTCCCGATCGTCAAaacccatctcatcatcaactgtGTACTAGCCGTCATAACTTTGGTGATCCTTGGGCTGAGACTCTTTGCTCGCTTCCTGACGGGAGCTGGCCTGTGGTGGGATGACTACCTCATTCTGTTTGCCGTCCCTCAGGGCATGGCCATGGTAGTGATTCAGGGCCTTTGTAAGTCGAACGACTCTCCCCTCGCTCTCGAGACACAGATGTACTGATATTTACCTTCTTTCAGGGGCACCGATGGGTGTAGGATATCCAATGGCCGAGACCGCTCCAAATATCGAACACATCCTGAAGATGCTCGTCTCATACGAACTGATCTATGCGACATCCATCAGCACCATCAAGCTCAGCGTCCTCATCTTTTACCTCCGTGTCTTCGTCAACAAAACGATGCGCATGGCCACCAAGGGCGTCATCATTTTTGTTTGTCTCTGGTCTGTTGGGAATATACTGCAGGTGTTTCTGATTTGTCGTCCTTTTGCCGCCATCTACACCGTCGCTCTGATGCCAACAGCGCAATGTGGTGACCAAGTCGGGTCTTTTATTGCCATAGGCGcgttcaacatcatcaccgacgTGTTGATCCTGACGCTCCCGATTCCAACGGTGTGGACTCTGAAGACctccaagggcaagaagatcgCCCTGACAGCCGTCTTCTTGGTTGGTTTACTGTACGTGAttccctcgccttctcctttccGTTCGCACATCTAacaaacctctcccccttccagcGTCAGCGTGGTCGCCATGATCCGCATCGTAACCCTCACCCAGCTCGACCTCGTCAACCTGACCGAATCCATGGTCTGGGCCGACTTCTGGTCCGCGACCGAGCCCAACCTCGGCATCTTCTGCGTCAGCCTCCCCATGCTCGGCACCCTCTGGACCCGCTATTTTTCTCGCAAGAGCCCCTCCAAGCTCGACCCGTATCACTCCTCTGAGAACGgcaccaacggcaccaaCGGGTTCAGCAAGCTGAAGAACAGCTCCAACCCTGGCACCGACACGATCGTGATGGAAGATTTGTACGCACCGAACAAGGAGGTGTATCACAAGACGGACGTTGCTGCTACCACGCCGGATGGGGATAGGGCGGGGACGCCGCTGAGGGCGAATAGCTCCGAGGAGGCGCTCACGATGCAAGTGGGGGATCATCGGAACTATCATAGGCAGCCGGAGGGGATTAGGGTGCAGACGAAGTGGACTATTTCGGTTGATTAGAATGGTGTACAACAGCTTTTTTACCTGCCTACACATACATCTACGGGCACAGTTTCTTGTTTGTTGGCTTACGGCTTTCATTAGATACGGATTATTGGATTGGAGTGCAAATTCTTCATGTACATCACCATATTTGGATACTcatgtttttctttttgcgttttgggaggagggggacacGAATATATGAGTGAGGTGGGAAAAACAAGGCTCGGGAAAAAGCAAATCAGTTAGATACGGCTACCTACGGATACCTACTACTAGAGAAATCAATCACATTAAAGACAACAAACACTCAGCTATTCAGCGTCTGCTTTCACGGAGCAAATCATCGCTTGTTGTCCAATAGGCTTCATGCTTCATTGGGACGTTTCAAAGCATAGCTAGTGGACAAGTTAGCTGTAGTAGGATGAGGCGTAGCAGGATGAGGCTCAGCGGCACAGAGAACGTAGAGATAAGCGGACGGAATCCCAGAGGATCGCACAGACTCTGCCGCGCGCCGCAAGATGCAACGGTTGACGGGGTTGACTCCACGCCGCTGGGGCACATACACACATCGCCGCATCGTCGGGACGAGGGACCCGATTGAGAGGTTTTGCTGGTGGCGTTTGCGTGGTATTCGGATTTGTGCGAGACTGATTCTTTGAGGCGAACAAACAGTGGACTGGCCGTATTAGGTCAATGGTGGATCTTGAATTCTGGTTGGTAAAGATGTGAAGAGGACAGTTTTGGGAAGCCCCCTTTTTTATACCCCTATTCTCCCCCTGATGTGGCAACACATAGATACATTACTGAGTCAGCAAGCGACTAGCTAACGACTATACGTAATTGGCACAACGGCAGGCGTGTTTGATAGAAACCATAGATTTTGAATTGTAAAAGAAATCTAGAGAAGTAAATTGTGTACATATGTCTGGCCACACGTGCAGAAACGTGTAATATTCACCAGCTTCTGTAGTCCAAAGTCCGAACTACAAAACCGAGACAGTGGCGGTGGCACAGACCATCTAGTAACGTCCATAGTTTCTTGTAGATATTTATAAGCAGTCTAGAACCGATGGCTGGCGGGTATGTGACACCAATGTTCAAGCTAACGATTCAAAAGAGGAAAGACGAGAATCAAACCCAAGCCAACGTAGGCAAGCATGTGAACAAACAATAGCAATCAACAAATCCGGATGGCTGGTATACGAAAACGAAAATCAAACCGTTATCATTTCCATCATGATCTCGCCAGCTGCTCGCATACACTTCATATCTTGGTCCCCGGCCTCGCCAACGCTCTCTGCTGCCGTATCGCCGAACTGCTGATCTTCGCCGAGAAATTGTCTTCTGTTTTGGTactctctttctcctccaacacatCCTCCGCATCCAGCACATCCACCTCAAACACCTCCAACGTCTTCCACCCCTGTTCAGCCCTCTTATCATTCACTGCCTTGCCTCCTGACCTCGTCTCCCCAGACACAACCAACGCATCAACATTCTCCACCGTGATCGTCGGCCCAAAAGGATCTTGAATCCTGACACAGTGAACAAGAATTGTCCCATCCCTAAACCAAGCCTTGACATCGCCGTCCCTTTCCTCCACTCGTTGCGGTTGCTGAGTGTCTTTCCATCCTCTTTCCGAGAGCTCGAGAATCCGGGACAGAAACAAAATCACATTCCTCGCTCTGGTTTCCCAAGACTGGACGAACTCGGCATACTTTTTGTTTTTCAAAAGCTCATCGCCTGTGATGCCGATGATGTAGGTGCAAGGTTGCATATTGGCGTCATCTTTTCTTGGGACTTTCAACAACAGCGCAGCGGCGGTGAGGAGAAGCTTGTGACCTGGGTGTAGATAGTCAAAGGTTCCACCGAGGCAGACGACAGGGACCCCCGGCGTCCGAGCAGGTGTTGGGCGTGGTATATTTCCTTGAGGGACAACATTCATAGTGATGCCCCCTTCGACAGGAATCAACTGCTCCTGCAGCAATGTTTGCCTCCCCTCAGCGAGCTTGAGATAGGTCTGATAAAACTGAAGCCCAACCTCGCTTCGGACGTGGAAGATGTAGTTCCATGGGTGATAGGCCGAGGCAAAGGTTGCGAGGTCAATcacggtggtgttgttggtctCAATGGCAGGGCGGAAGTCTTCAGTGAAGCGCTTGTTGCGGTTGTGGTCAATCAAAACGACTGTGGCATCGACTGAGTTTGGCCCGCCGTCAATTTCGGTGCCGATGCCAAGCTGAGCAGAGACGAcggagatgatggtgtaGATGCCGGCTACCAAAGCCTGGGCTTCGGTCCATGACAGGGTCTTGGACCGCAAGAACTGGCCGTGCAATATTGGGCATTCGACAGCTACGGTGAGTTTAGAGGCGCCATTTGGTCGCTTTAGCCTTGAGAGTGCAGCAGTGATGGATGGTCGATATGCCGTGTTTAACAACGAGCGACTTAAGGGGTCGGGAGGAAATGGAAGCAATAGCAACGAGGGTAGTTCGTCTCGAGGCATGGTGAATAGCTATGACTGGTTGTGTGGAAATTGGTGATAGATTCAAGATGTGTCTGGTGGCAGATGTTGAGAGTATAATACAGGTGACGGGACGTTGTTTAGCGGGACGTTGAGATGGGTCACTGGTGCACAATGATAACCGCGGTTCGTCCTCAGCGCTGCAGATACCCGCTCGGCTGGTCTGGTTGGGTAAGGTAACAGGTAGCGGGAACACGTGAGGTCTGCAGTTGTTCTCCCGCCGGGTTTGtttctccaactccctctgCTCTGACGATTGAAGCTTCCGCTGATGCTGTGAGGGGCCTGAAAGGAAGCTACCTATAATCCAGCTTGTTGTTAGCGGAGCAGCCGgtccaccaacctccaaaaaGGCCGCGGGGCTACCCTTGGGTAGAAGCAACGGTTCAGGCAGGAGATGCACATCACCCCAGAAGCCATCCGCTGTGTATGTGTCTCGCTGTGTGGCTTTGATATTGACCACCATTCAGGTACCCGTAGGTCGTTAGATTTGAGTCAACAAGTGACGCCCTAGATCAATCCAACGTGTCAGAGACCAGCCGCAGACACCTGGTCAGTGCTCAGTAGGCGGCTGGCGATTCGCAACTTGGCGGCCAAGGTAGTAGCCCCGTCGGCGGCTGGATTGGGTGCACGATTGCTGCCAAACCGAAACATCACATTTGGTCGCCCGGTTTGGGAAATCCCCTCTTCAGCATAGCACAAGTCCTGCGATCTTCTACCGCAAGCCAATCCTGGGCTCTTGGGCCCAAACAGCCACATCTCGCGCTGAAGACGCGACACTGACACCGGTCTTGCATTCCGGTCGCAAGACGGAGCCACGGTGGGCGGACATCGCATCGCTCTGGCGCATCTCGAACTACGAACCACCCCGCTCCCCCAAACAAGTACTCCAAtcatcccccgcctcccGCCGCTGCTTGATTCGAGTCGACCCTTCGATCAACCAAGCTCGGACCCAGCACCGAACCTCCTGTGTGCTGCGCGCAGAATTTTGAGAGTGTCCGAGACCATgaaccaacagcagcaatacCAGCAGCCGTCGCGGCGAACAGACGCCTACTCGTCGCAACACGACGAACTCCACCTACCCTCGTCATCCAGCATGGCCCAACAAGGCCAACATCCccttcaacagcagcagcagcagcttcccACCCGCCAATATTCCTCTGGGCCCGGCGTTCCTCCCCATATCAAGCTCGAGCAGTCCCCAAatcctcagcagcatcaccaccaaagcgCCGGTGTAGTGCCCAACGTGCTACAGCCGGGCGGGCTGCAAACCAGACCTCCTATCATCTCGTCAAATACCGCTCCGGTCCTGCCTACCatgcagcaacagcagccaccagACTATCAgcctcatcaaacaccaacaaaacccaACTCGATGAACCTGTCGCATAATTACCCGCGATCCAGCCCCGCCGCTCCCTACGAGGGCGGGTCCGGCTACTCTGCCTACGCTCCCAACACTCCTGGCGGTGCCGGGAGCTCTTCGCAGTACATGTCGCCAACCGATTCAAAATACAGCCAGTCCTCGGGCTCCCAGCGCATCCCCTCCAATGCGCCCCTTGGTCTCGCTGACATACGGCCCCGCGCTGACTCGAGTCTTTCCGATGGCATCCCCGGGACCACCTCCTACGAGCATGCAAACACTCAGTCACGTACCAGCAACTACATGGCCCCATGGGCTCTCTATGCGTTCGACTGGTGCAAATGGGCTCCCCAGGGAAACAGTGCTGGGAAAGTAGCTATTGGGAGTTATTTGGAAGATGGGCACAACTACGTAAGTACATGCGAGCGATATGTCGCTGCTTGGAAATGTCTTCTCTAACTGGTTCACTTCCGGTGGTAGATTCAAATTCTCGACGCTCAAGTGTCTCCCACACCGTCCGACGTCTACTCGCCCGCCGGGTCGAGGTATACAATGGACTTTACTAGAATCGCCGAAGCGACTCACTCCTATCCCGTCACACGTCTCCTGTGGGAGCCTCCATCGTCACAAAAACAGTCAACCGATCTTTTGGCCACATCCGGTGACCACCTCCGCCTTTGGTCTCTTCCTTCCGATCCTCAAGTTCAGACTCCTGGCTCCTCGATAACGTCAAGAAACGGCCGTGACATGCCGATTACGAAACTCACCCCATTGGCTTTGctctccaactccaagaCACCCGACCACACAGCACCCCTGACCTCGCTCGACTGGAACACCGTGACCCCCAGCTTAATTATCACGTCCAGCATCGACACTACCTGCACCATCTGGGATATTCCATCCCTCACGGCCAAAACTCAGTTAATCGCCCACGACAAGGAAGTCTACGACGTCCGTTTTTGCGCCAACAGTGTGGACGTCTTTGTGAGCTGTGGTCAGGACGGCAGCGTGAGAATGTTTGATCTGAGGAGTCTGGAGCACAGCACCATTATTTACGAGCCAACCGGAAAGGAAGAAAGAGGTATACCTTTTCCCCCATTTCCTTCTTATTTTTACCCGTAAACTAATATATTTGTTCTAGACGCTAACGGAGGTCGCATCTCCCCCACACTTGCCCAGCAAACAATgtcccaccctcctcccctcctccgactggccacctccccccacgaccagcacctcctcgccaccttTGCCCAAGACAGCAACGTAATACGCATCCTCGACGTGCGCCAGCCTGGCCAGgccctcctcgagctccgcGGCCACGGCGGCGCGCTCAACTGCGTCGAGTGGTCCCCTCTGAGGAGAGGAACCTTGGCCTCGGGAGGTGACGACTGCCAGGTGTTGATCTGGGACCTgctgaacaacaacaacacgtCCAACGCGGCCACAATCTCCACCAACGGGGCTGCCCCGCCAACGGGCGCTCAGGCTGCTGCAAGCACTGATAATGTCAGGAGTCCGGTTGCTGCTTGGCAGTGCGAGTACGAGGTGGGCAATCTGGGGTGGGTGCCGCACTTGGCTGGGGGGGAGTATGGGGATTGGTTGGGTGTCAGCgccgggaggggggtttggggtgtgAAGTTGGGATGAAAGGGGAACGATAGCgacaagaagagaagaggttgaaggatTATGATACCGTATGAACAACGTGAATGAAATTGGATgttggaaggaggggggggatgaagGAATGTTTGATAACTAGTTGGGGAGGTTTCTGACGTTGGGAGGCTAAAATGAGAGGAGGTTTGCTTGTGATGCACGAAGAGAGGAGACAAAGGCAGAGAGGGACAGGAGAAGAGGCATCAAAGGGACAGGAAAGCAAGCATTACATACCTGATATCTATAGACGGAATGAGCCTGTGTACTGCTTTGTTTTAACCCTTGAGACCGTAGATTATGGAATAGGTACATGCTGCAGCATGTCTTTACGCCCATGTCGATACAAGGCTTCACACTCAGGAACAAAGGCATAATATGATCCAGCATCTGACTTTTTGGTCTTCTCTAACGTCGCTGCCCCCAAAAAAGAGCAAGATTTGACtttgttggttttgttgcGCATATTATCAAGATGCAACACACGCTATAAAATTTTCCGAAAAAGACGCTCCTTTCGTTACTCATTACATTGTTCGTAGCATTTGATGAGAGGTcatggtttttgttttcaagATGACCACCAACTATTTTATCTCAACACATCACATGACAAGACGTTTAAAGCTTCTGCATGGCAACAATGTCGGAAGACTGAACGTagtcctcgagctcggcgatCTGCTCCTGGAGATCATCAAGAGAgaccttctcgtcctcgacgacaaggttgatctggagcttcttgataCCGAAGCCGACGGCGACGAGCTTGGAAGCACCCCAGACGAGGCCGTCCTTCTCGATGGCACGGACACCCTCCTCGAGGGCAACCATGTCGGTCTCATCATCTGTGGAGAAGCAGTGTTAGCAGGAATGCCAGAAAAAGTAAATCATTGAAAATTGCAACATACCCCAAGGCTTGACGTCCATGGTGACGACGGACTTGGCGGCGGGCTtggccttgccctccttcttcttgcggtACTCGGCGAGGCGCTCCTCACGGATGCGGGCAGcctcggcgtcctcctcctcgtcgtcggaaCCGAAGAGGtcgacatcctcatcctcctcctcctcggcggcggcggcgggggccTTGGCGGGATTGAGGGTCACCTCGGCGACGTCGGGGCCGTAGACGGTGTAGGGCTGGCTGGCATCaccggggagggtggtgaactCCTCCTCGTAGGAGGCGATGTGCTTGTACCAACGGGCAGCGTTGGGGTACTTGGCGGCATCGGGAGCGGAGCTCAGGGCCTTGAAGACGACAACATCGGCCTGGGAGGCAGAGTACCTTTGGAGAAGCGCCTTTGTTAGTTCACAACGtctcttttgcttttctctTGCGCGCTTAGAATTGGCAGTGAACAAGAGGACACAAAGCGCAACTCAGAGCCGAAAACTGAACTGCGCGCTGCGGGGTGAAAAGGATAAGGGAAATCAGAGTCACAATAATTTGCTGGATGTGTAATCATTTGCAGAGGTCTTAATTCTGCTAAGAAACACGGACCCCGGTGATCATCATgaaaagagaggaaaaaaTGGTGTATGACTGtcagggaggggggaaatcAACACATACCCGGTAACGTAAGAGCGGGTAAGGAGCCAGTTGTTGAGCACGGTGAGACCGGCATCGGAGAGGAGATCGGTGAAGCCCattttgatgatgttgtgaaGTCTTTGCGACGTCGTTTTGTTTAGAGGTGTGGATGAGGAAGTTGTCGAGGTGGCAgcaaggagggcgaggatggcggggttggaaAATCTTTTGAATTTAATAGATTTCGCTGAGTCCCGGAACCCCGCACTGAGCAGCCCACTTtcgcccacccccctcgtccCTGATTTTGATGGCCTGAGGCAGAAAGGGTCGCTGCCCGACGCTCCACTTTAACTGCTCTGGACCGAGGACCCTGGTTGGCTCCGCGTTTCATCTCATCTCTGGGATGGACAGGTCCAGATCGCGAAACACCATGAAGGGTTTTGTTGAAAGCTGGAGACAGGAATAATCTGTCCTGGAGCCTCGATGTCATGGTACTTGACTCTGCTCACTCGATCCAGGTAGAAGTAAGGATTGGGGTAATGCGACCCTTGAAGACGGCCTAGAGCCAGCCTGGAGTTCTCACTCATCCTGCCAAACACATGTGGGTTTCCGGATGACTCAAGCATCACCATGAACATGACATACACATTA
The sequence above is a segment of the Podospora pseudoanserina strain CBS 124.78 chromosome 5, whole genome shotgun sequence genome. Coding sequences within it:
- a CDS encoding hypothetical protein (EggNog:ENOG503NWCY; COG:S) encodes the protein MPRDELPSLLLLPFPPDPLSRSLLNTAYRPSITAALSRLKRPNGASKLTVAVECPILHGQFLRSKTLSWTEAQALVAGIYTIISVVSAQLGIGTEIDGGPNSVDATVVLIDHNRNKRFTEDFRPAIETNNTTVIDLATFASAYHPWNYIFHVRSEVGLQFYQTYLKLAEGRQTLLQEQLIPVEGGITMNVVPQGNIPRPTPARTPGVPVVCLGGTFDYLHPGHKLLLTAAALLLKVPRKDDANMQPCTYIIGITGDELLKNKKYAEFVQSWETRARNVILFLSRILELSERGWKDTQQPQRVEERDGDVKAWFRDGTILVHCVRIQDPFGPTITVENVDALVVSGETRSGGKAVNDKRAEQGWKTLEVFEVDVLDAEDVLEEKESTKTEDNFSAKISSSAIRQQRALARPGTKI
- a CDS encoding hypothetical protein (BUSCO:EOG09262J7K; EggNog:ENOG503NWBC; COG:S), with product MNQQQQYQQPSRRTDAYSSQHDELHLPSSSSMAQQGQHPLQQQQQQLPTRQYSSGPGVPPHIKLEQSPNPQQHHHQSAGVVPNVLQPGGLQTRPPIISSNTAPVLPTMQQQQPPDYQPHQTPTKPNSMNLSHNYPRSSPAAPYEGGSGYSAYAPNTPGGAGSSSQYMSPTDSKYSQSSGSQRIPSNAPLGLADIRPRADSSLSDGIPGTTSYEHANTQSRTSNYMAPWALYAFDWCKWAPQGNSAGKVAIGSYLEDGHNYIQILDAQVSPTPSDVYSPAGSRYTMDFTRIAEATHSYPVTRLLWEPPSSQKQSTDLLATSGDHLRLWSLPSDPQVQTPGSSITSRNGRDMPITKLTPLALLSNSKTPDHTAPLTSLDWNTVTPSLIITSSIDTTCTIWDIPSLTAKTQLIAHDKEVYDVRFCANSVDVFVSCGQDGSVRMFDLRSLEHSTIIYEPTGKEERDANGGRISPTLAQQTMSHPPPLLRLATSPHDQHLLATFAQDSNVIRILDVRQPGQALLELRGHGGALNCVEWSPLRRGTLASGGDDCQVLIWDLLNNNNTSNAATISTNGAAPPTGAQAAASTDNVRSPVAAWQCEYEVGNLGWVPHLAGGEYGDWLGVSAGRGVWGVKLG
- the EFB1 gene encoding Translation elongation factor 1 beta (antiSMASH:Cluster_10; EggNog:ENOG503NV8V; COG:J; BUSCO:EOG092644ZU), with protein sequence MGFTDLLSDAGLTVLNNWLLTRSYVTGYSASQADVVVFKALSSAPDAAKYPNAARWYKHIASYEEEFTTLPGDASQPYTVYGPDVAEVTLNPAKAPAAAAEEEEDEDVDLFGSDDEEEDAEAARIREERLAEYRKKKEGKAKPAAKSVVTMDVKPWDDETDMVALEEGVRAIEKDGLVWGASKLVAVGFGIKKLQINLVVEDEKVSLDDLQEQIAELEDYVQSSDIVAMQKL
- a CDS encoding hypothetical protein (EggNog:ENOG503NWYS; COG:S); translation: MFEYVEFPILPIVKTHLIINCVLAVITLVILGLRLFARFLTGAGLWWDDYLILFAVPQGMAMVVIQGLWAPMGVGYPMAETAPNIEHILKMLVSYELIYATSISTIKLSVLIFYLRVFVNKTMRMATKGVIIFVCLWSVGNILQVFLICRPFAAIYTVALMPTAQCGDQVGSFIAIGAFNIITDVLILTLPIPTVWTLKTSKGKKIALTAVFLVGLLVSVVAMIRIVTLTQLDLVNLTESMVWADFWSATEPNLGIFCVSLPMLGTLWTRYFSRKSPSKLDPYHSSENGTNGTNGFSKLKNSSNPGTDTIVMEDLYAPNKEVYHKTDVAATTPDGDRAGTPLRANSSEEALTMQVGDHRNYHRQPEGIRVQTKWTISVD